One segment of Gemmatimonadota bacterium DNA contains the following:
- a CDS encoding HDOD domain-containing protein yields MELFFARQPIFNVAEEVVGYEVAHRPAGGTDFPEVAPKDVDARVLVEAVMGAGLKRLGEGRRVFMKVTPEVLTSETIGLISPGTIVFEIDAADPVDATLFEACTSLRAAGHKLSLGNYACDAPGDALLSLMHAVKLRVGQRSDLELAPAATRATQQGRILIAEQVHERGTRDRCVALGVRFFQGYGFTQPETVVRRDLDMNHLAIFHAMRDLLDPTISDREIEHVFARDVHLSYRLLRIVNSAAVGGTEIWSIAHAIRLLGRVALYRWLSMCLLASHSGRGVTEELHRATLVRAHWCESLAAACGVPRAAPSLFLVGLFSLLDVITGVTMPDLLRQIQPASDVRAALLERRDWFGAALALVEAWEDGDWPEVLNRSAELGVAPTALPTLYREALDWADAQSAMAAAAAAAAAA; encoded by the coding sequence ATGGAGCTTTTCTTCGCACGGCAGCCAATTTTCAACGTAGCCGAAGAGGTCGTCGGCTACGAAGTCGCCCACCGACCGGCCGGCGGAACCGACTTTCCCGAGGTCGCCCCCAAGGACGTGGACGCGCGAGTGCTCGTGGAGGCTGTGATGGGAGCCGGCCTCAAACGCCTCGGCGAAGGGCGCCGCGTGTTTATGAAAGTCACTCCCGAGGTACTGACCAGCGAAACCATCGGCTTGATCTCACCCGGCACGATCGTATTTGAGATTGACGCCGCCGACCCAGTTGATGCCACGCTCTTTGAAGCCTGTACCTCACTCCGCGCCGCTGGGCATAAGCTCTCGCTGGGCAACTATGCGTGCGATGCTCCTGGGGACGCCCTGCTTTCTCTGATGCATGCCGTCAAGCTGCGCGTCGGCCAGCGTTCCGACCTCGAGCTCGCGCCGGCCGCCACGCGCGCCACGCAGCAAGGGCGCATTCTCATTGCCGAACAGGTGCACGAGCGTGGCACGCGCGACCGGTGCGTGGCCCTTGGCGTTCGTTTTTTTCAGGGCTACGGGTTCACGCAACCGGAGACCGTGGTGCGCCGCGATCTCGACATGAACCATCTCGCCATCTTCCATGCGATGCGCGATCTGCTCGATCCCACCATCAGCGATCGTGAGATTGAGCACGTCTTCGCGCGCGACGTGCACCTGTCGTACCGCCTGTTGCGCATTGTGAACTCCGCCGCCGTTGGCGGAACGGAAATCTGGTCCATCGCGCACGCCATTCGGTTGCTCGGCCGCGTCGCGTTGTATCGGTGGCTCTCGATGTGCCTGCTCGCCTCGCACAGCGGACGGGGCGTCACGGAGGAACTCCACCGCGCCACGCTCGTGCGGGCGCACTGGTGCGAGTCGCTGGCGGCCGCGTGTGGCGTGCCGCGTGCGGCGCCCTCCCTGTTTCTCGTGGGGCTGTTCTCCCTGCTCGACGTCATCACCGGTGTGACGATGCCGGATCTCCTGCGGCAAATCCAACCCGCCTCCGACGTGCGCGCTGCGCTCCTCGAGCGCCGTGACTGGTTTGGCGCCGCCCTAGCGCTTGTGGAGGCTTGGGAGGATGGCGACTGGCCAGAGGTGCTCAATCGGTCAGCGGAACTCGGTGTCGCCCCCACGGCGCTCCCCACGCTCTACCGCGAGGCGCTCGATTGGGCGGATGCCCAGAGCGCCATG
- a CDS encoding DUF4136 domain-containing protein: protein MTTSRLVLTLVAVAAVAAVAACGPAVTITRDASLPIYPRTTYAWGAVDGPRTAAERDAREVNDSVRARIVRAIDAELALRGFQRVAFDRAQLVVHYHIGVQQRVDTLRSVPACDGKPCIDGVMSWGFWGAPEASLREVPYAEGSLMLDFLTQPALKLAWRGHIAAEVTDRSSSEAVIRRGIARLLRDFPGAP from the coding sequence ATGACGACCTCTCGATTGGTGCTCACCTTGGTTGCGGTCGCCGCCGTCGCCGCGGTCGCCGCGTGCGGCCCCGCCGTGACGATCACGCGCGACGCGTCGCTCCCGATCTATCCGCGCACCACGTATGCGTGGGGCGCCGTCGATGGTCCGCGCACCGCGGCTGAGCGCGACGCGCGTGAGGTGAACGACAGCGTGCGCGCGCGCATCGTGCGTGCCATCGACGCGGAGTTGGCGCTCCGTGGTTTTCAGCGTGTTGCCTTTGACCGGGCGCAGTTGGTGGTGCACTACCACATCGGCGTACAGCAGCGCGTGGACACCCTGCGCAGCGTGCCGGCGTGCGATGGCAAACCGTGCATCGATGGGGTGATGTCGTGGGGCTTTTGGGGTGCGCCCGAAGCCTCACTCCGTGAGGTGCCCTACGCCGAGGGATCGTTGATGCTCGACTTTCTCACGCAGCCGGCGCTCAAGTTGGCCTGGCGCGGGCACATCGCCGCCGAGGTGACGGATCGTTCGTCGAGCGAGGCAGTGATTCGGCGCGGCATCGCGCGGTTGCTGCGCGACTTTCCTGGCGCACCGTAG
- a CDS encoding ATP-binding protein has translation MTDLPPVLPVRPRRSLRPLWIGLMYGSVVLTATGVIGGTIRFSMRKVLFDDVHEYLRSTAETAASLVDGELHAGLRAREQESSAAYIEAVRPLQHLLDGNPSIKRVVTGVVVGDSIRFILDATPRGKLSADGVEEHVELGRMDVAPPQLLQMWKDRTVVVEPMPRPADWARGVRANAPILTKDGRITGFVGITLSVDRYDDRIGRLDRIVTIGITVGVLLALISGFAAYRVERSRVDAETELTAAKMAAEASARAKGEFLANMSHEIRTPLHGVLGMSEALLASAHTEADRRSLEVINKSASSLLGILNDILDYSKLEAGRVDLVNAPFDPRALLDDVSDLFAVKAEEQGLDIAVRETIRAERWPVGDAARLKQVLLNLVGNAVKFTEHGAVRVDLETVMIGRQTIALRVGVKDTGIGISPEVQQRLFEQFQQGEASTARRFGGTGLGLAISRQLVILMGGTLSVKSTPGTGTEFTVDLQLPAAATAREVPLHGRLPNTARALICCASALTRDALSEMLGRAGIAAEMAPDLDAMRATLASGRRFTVLIADAPAQPDSSPPLIDPSLEHPPLVLLSGLHQPLNNSQLSALGSEAQLRRPVREDHLQSLLDELADGRVRAVVVPRVEPSEPASEPASGRAAEPATEPIKAPAPPVTAKSGKVPAAVAAPSADRPRILVVDDVELNLMVARAMLGSIGAEVISANGGGVALDLLAKQKFSLVFMDCHMPEIDGYEVTRRVRGAAGINQTTPIVALSASAFAEDRQRALDSGMNDFAPKPIELNGLRFVLERWIPGYATSATPAAPATAKPKS, from the coding sequence ATGACTGATCTCCCCCCCGTTTTGCCCGTACGCCCCCGTCGCAGTCTGCGCCCGCTTTGGATCGGACTGATGTACGGGAGCGTCGTTCTCACCGCGACTGGCGTCATTGGCGGCACAATCCGCTTCAGCATGCGGAAGGTGCTCTTTGACGATGTGCACGAGTATCTGCGCTCCACCGCTGAGACCGCGGCGTCGCTCGTCGACGGGGAGTTGCACGCGGGGTTGCGTGCGCGGGAACAAGAATCCAGTGCGGCATACATCGAAGCCGTGCGCCCCTTACAGCATTTGCTTGACGGCAACCCGTCCATCAAACGCGTCGTCACGGGCGTGGTGGTGGGCGACTCCATTCGATTCATTCTGGACGCCACGCCGCGCGGCAAGCTCTCCGCCGACGGCGTAGAGGAGCACGTCGAACTCGGTCGCATGGATGTCGCGCCACCGCAGCTGCTCCAGATGTGGAAGGATCGTACGGTTGTCGTAGAGCCAATGCCCCGCCCCGCGGATTGGGCCAGGGGGGTGCGCGCCAATGCGCCGATTCTCACCAAGGACGGCCGCATTACGGGATTTGTTGGGATCACGCTTAGTGTCGATCGTTACGACGATCGGATTGGGCGCCTCGACCGCATCGTGACCATCGGCATCACCGTCGGTGTGTTGCTCGCGCTCATCAGTGGCTTTGCCGCGTACCGTGTGGAGCGCTCGCGCGTGGACGCCGAAACGGAACTCACCGCCGCCAAGATGGCGGCCGAGGCGAGCGCCCGCGCCAAAGGTGAGTTCCTGGCCAATATGAGCCACGAAATTCGCACGCCACTCCACGGCGTGCTCGGAATGAGCGAAGCGCTGCTCGCGTCGGCGCATACGGAAGCGGATCGCCGGTCGCTTGAAGTCATCAACAAGTCCGCGTCGTCGTTGCTCGGCATTCTCAACGACATTCTGGACTACTCCAAACTCGAAGCGGGCCGCGTGGACTTGGTGAACGCGCCGTTCGATCCGCGCGCGTTGCTCGACGATGTGTCGGACCTCTTTGCCGTGAAGGCCGAAGAACAAGGGCTCGACATTGCCGTGCGCGAAACCATCCGCGCCGAGCGCTGGCCGGTGGGCGACGCCGCGCGACTCAAACAGGTGCTACTCAATCTGGTCGGCAACGCGGTGAAGTTCACCGAACACGGCGCGGTGCGCGTGGACCTCGAGACGGTGATGATTGGTCGGCAGACCATCGCACTGCGCGTCGGGGTGAAGGACACCGGCATCGGCATTTCGCCCGAAGTGCAGCAGCGACTCTTTGAACAGTTTCAGCAAGGCGAAGCGTCCACCGCCCGGCGCTTTGGCGGCACCGGGCTTGGACTGGCCATTTCACGGCAACTCGTGATTCTCATGGGCGGGACGCTCTCGGTAAAGAGCACGCCTGGCACGGGCACGGAGTTCACCGTCGATCTGCAGTTGCCCGCCGCCGCGACCGCGCGCGAGGTGCCACTCCACGGGCGTCTCCCCAATACGGCGCGCGCCCTTATTTGCTGCGCGTCGGCGCTCACGCGCGACGCTCTGTCAGAAATGTTGGGCCGTGCCGGCATCGCCGCCGAGATGGCACCCGACCTCGACGCCATGCGCGCGACGCTCGCCAGTGGACGACGGTTTACGGTGCTCATTGCCGATGCACCCGCACAGCCCGACAGCTCGCCGCCCCTGATTGATCCGTCGCTCGAGCATCCGCCGCTGGTACTGCTCAGTGGCTTGCATCAGCCGCTCAATAACTCGCAGCTCTCGGCGCTTGGCTCGGAGGCGCAGTTGCGGCGCCCCGTGCGCGAAGACCATTTGCAATCGCTCCTCGACGAGCTGGCCGACGGTCGAGTGCGCGCTGTCGTGGTGCCGCGAGTCGAGCCCTCCGAACCTGCCTCCGAACCTGCCTCCGGACGTGCCGCCGAGCCCGCCACGGAGCCGATAAAGGCACCAGCGCCACCGGTCACCGCAAAGTCCGGCAAAGTACCAGCGGCCGTCGCCGCACCGTCCGCGGACCGCCCGCGCATTCTCGTGGTGGACGATGTTGAGCTCAACCTGATGGTCGCCCGTGCGATGCTCGGCTCTATCGGTGCCGAAGTTATTTCGGCCAACGGAGGCGGCGTGGCGCTCGACCTGCTCGCCAAGCAGAAATTTTCGCTCGTGTTCATGGACTGCCACATGCCGGAGATCGACGGCTACGAAGTCACGCGCCGAGTACGCGGCGCGGCCGGTATCAACCAGACCACGCCGATCGTCGCGCTCTCTGCGAGTGCGTTTGCAGAAGACCGTCAGCGCGCGCTGGATTCTGGAATGAACGACTTTGCGCCGAAGCCGATTGAACTCAACGGCCTCCGATTCGTCCTCGAGCGTTGGATTCCCGGCTACGCCACGTCGGCGACCCCAGCGGCCCCGGCGACCGCCAAACCAAAGAGCTGA